GGTCTCCTTCGGCGTCGGTGTCGAGCGCACCTTCCCGCTCCACTCGCCGATCTTCGAGTCCATCGAGATCGTCACCCGCGGTGACGTCCGCCGGGCCAAGCTGTACTACCTGCGCAACCTGCGGGGCAAGGCCGCCAAGATCAAGGAACGCCGCGAAGCCTGAGCCCGGCGAGTCTCGGACCGGTGCGGACGACGTGAGCACCGCCGAGGCGGACCGGTCATCGACTCGTCGTCACCTGCCGTTGTGGCTGGAGACGGTCCTCCTGCTGGGCGTCGCCCTGGTGGTCTCGATCCTGATCAAGACCTTCTTCGCGCAGGTCTTCTACGTGCCGTCGGCGTCCATGGAGCCCGGCCTGGTCAAGAACGACCGGATCCTGGTGGAGAAGCCGTCCTACTGGTTCGGCGGCACCCCGCAGCGCGGTGACGTCGTCGTCTTCTCCGACCCCGGCCAGTGGCTGACCGCCGAGGAGGACGCCGGCCCGACCAGCACGATCGGCAAGGCCCTGGTCAAGATCGGGCTCTATCCCGCGGGCGGCCACCTGGTCAAACGCGTGGTCGGCGTCGCCGGTGACGTGGTCAGGTGCTGCGACAAGCAGGGCCGGATCTCGGTCAACGGCCAACCGCTGGAGGAGGACTCCTACCTCCGCTCGCCGCAGACCCTGAAGTGCAACGGGCCCGAGGTGAACGGCTGCACGAAGGACTGGTCCACCGGCCCGATCCCGCCCGGCACCATCTTCGTGCTCGGTGACAACCGCGCCGACAGCGCCGACTCGGCGTACCACCTGTGCCACCCGCGGGCGCCGTTCTGCGGTCGTGGCGGCCCCTTCGTGCCGGTCTCCGACGTGGTCGGGCGGGTCGAGGCGCTGCTCTGGCCGGCCGGCCGCTTCCACGTCCTGCACCGGCCCTCCGACTTCGCGAGCGTCCCCGACCCGACCTCATCAGCCACTCGTTAGGCTCTGCGGAGTGACCTCCGAGGACAGCTCCACGACGTCGGTGGAGGACCCCCGTCCGGGCCCCTCGGGCAAGCCGCACCAGCATCTCGCGCTGTGGCAGGAGACCGCCCTGCTGCTGGCGATCGCGATCGTGCTGGCGGTCGTGATCAAGGCGTTCTTCGTGCAGGCCTTCTACATCCCGTCGGAGTCGATGGAGCCCGGCCTGGTCAAGAACGACCGGATCCTGGTCGAGAAGATGTCCTACTGGTTCGGCGGTACGCCGCAGCGCGGCGACGTGGTCGTCTTCAAGGACCCGGGTGGCTGGCTCGACCCGTCGGAGGACGCCGGCCCCACCAACCCGCTCGGCCAGGTGATGGCGAAGATCGGTCTCTACCCCTCGGGCGGGCACCTGGTGAAGCGGGTGATCGGCGTCGCCGGCGACACCATCACCTGCTGCGACAAGCAGGGCCGGATCTCGGTGAACGGCCAGCCCCTCGACGAGGGCTCCTATGTGAAGTTCACTCCCGGTATGGGCTGCAACGGCCCGATGACCACGACCTGTCACTGGTCGGCCGGCCCGGTGCCCGCGGGCAACGTCTTCGTGATGGGCGACAACCGCGACAACTCCGACGACTCCACCATGCACCTGTGCCAGCGGCAGATCCCGGACTGCACCCGCGACCCCTACGTCCCGGTCAGCGACGTCGTGGGCAAGGTCTTCGTGCTGCTCTGGCCGCGCGACCGCTTCCACGTCCTGCACCGGCCGGCCGACTTCTCGGGCATCCCCGCTCCCTCCTCGTCATGACCCCGTCGGAGGATCGATGAGCAGGCTCCCGCTCGGGGCGACGGTCCGGCGCGATGCCGGGCTCTACGGCTACGAGCGCGCCCTGCGGCGGGCCGGGATGGAGCTGGTCGCCGGGGTCGACGAGGCCGGGCGTGGTGCCTGCGCCGGACCACTGGTCGCCGGCGCCGCGATCCTCAAACCCGGCAAGGGCGGCGAGATCCCCGGGCTGGCCGACTCCAAGCTGCTCACCGAGAAGGCCCGCGAGCGCTGCTACGACCACATCGTGCGACGGGCGCTGTCGTGGTCGGTGGTGCTGGTGCCGCCCGACGAGTGCGACCGGCTGGGCATGCACGTGGCCAACATCGAGGCGCTGCGGCGCGCGGTGGCGCTGCTCGACATCCCGCCGCAGTACGTCCTGACCGACGGCTTCCCCGTCGACGGGCTCGGGGTCCCGGGCCTGGCGATGTGGAAGGGCGACCGGGTGGC
This genomic window from Nocardioides cynanchi contains:
- the lepB gene encoding signal peptidase I; the protein is MSTAEADRSSTRRHLPLWLETVLLLGVALVVSILIKTFFAQVFYVPSASMEPGLVKNDRILVEKPSYWFGGTPQRGDVVVFSDPGQWLTAEEDAGPTSTIGKALVKIGLYPAGGHLVKRVVGVAGDVVRCCDKQGRISVNGQPLEEDSYLRSPQTLKCNGPEVNGCTKDWSTGPIPPGTIFVLGDNRADSADSAYHLCHPRAPFCGRGGPFVPVSDVVGRVEALLWPAGRFHVLHRPSDFASVPDPTSSATR
- the lepB gene encoding signal peptidase I, encoding MTSEDSSTTSVEDPRPGPSGKPHQHLALWQETALLLAIAIVLAVVIKAFFVQAFYIPSESMEPGLVKNDRILVEKMSYWFGGTPQRGDVVVFKDPGGWLDPSEDAGPTNPLGQVMAKIGLYPSGGHLVKRVIGVAGDTITCCDKQGRISVNGQPLDEGSYVKFTPGMGCNGPMTTTCHWSAGPVPAGNVFVMGDNRDNSDDSTMHLCQRQIPDCTRDPYVPVSDVVGKVFVLLWPRDRFHVLHRPADFSGIPAPSSS